The Diabrotica virgifera virgifera chromosome 10, PGI_DIABVI_V3a genome has a window encoding:
- the LOC114333959 gene encoding tyrosine-protein kinase Dnt, whose amino-acid sequence MKSCTLNNVILLSTVYFCGVSGYLNLYLSLPEVQRLFGLHAELFYIRKGVINNYAFKYVVTIPSNIDSLYFTWESLTPGQPVHYELKVETSNSDALPLPTFNISNIGVIPNTVQTFQISLPCSGVIEGEVDIAIKLNVTVTSENVTTLLFRRKKICLELEKSTTYISKDTLPHFANSANIFYIAVCCAVLLILILAFVVTLYYFKDNKIRRTTENGSGPTTTTTTFLAALPRNSLNASSYGSFRRMPSYSLIDERCKDLQDKITELTIQRCRVRLSSVIHEGTFGKIYHGSYTTEDGNEETVIVKTVADHASDVQISLLLQEGMSMYALNHKHILSILRVTVEEHMAPFLLYPYKNYTNLKLFLQKCKVSSEGVHHTLTTQEVVDMALQIIQAMQYLHKKHLLHKDLAARNCMVDDKLNVLVADNALSRDLFPSDYHCLGDNENRPVKWLAIESLLHKTFSPSSDVWSFGVLLWELTTLAQQPYIEIDPFEIAAYLKDGYRLAQPINCPDELFAVMAYCWAMSAEERPTFTQLHVCLQEFYTQLTRYV is encoded by the exons GTTTACACGCTGAGCTCTTTTACATAAGAAAGGGCGTGATAAACAATTATGCATTCAAATATGTTGTTACTATTCCGTCCAACATTGATTCATTGTATTTTACATGGGAAAGCTTAACACCAGGACAGCCA gtccATTATGAACTCAAAGTAGAGACTTCAAATTCTGACGCACTACCTCTTCCAACATTTAACATATCAAATATCGGTGTAATCCCAAACACAGTTCAAACCTTCCAAATATCGTTACCATGTTCTGGAGTAATAGAAGGAGAGGTAGATATAGCCATCAAGTTGAATGTGACTGTAACATCAGAAAATGTGACGACGCTATTATTTCGCCGAAAAAAGATTTGTTTGGAATTAGAAAAATCAACAACGTACATTTCAAAAGACACTTTGCCACATTTTGCAAACTCggcaaatattttttatatagcAGTGTGTTGTGCAGTTCTGCTAATTTTGATCCTAGCGTTTGTGGttactttatattattttaaagataataaGATTAGACGTACAACTGAAAATGGAAGTGGACCAACAACTACGACTACAACTTTTTTGGCAGCTTTACCAAGGAACAGTTTAAATGCTTCCTCATATGGCAGTTTTAGAAGAATGCCAAGTTACTCGCTTATAGATGAAAGATGCAAAGACCTGCAAGATAAAATTACGGAACTTACAATACAAAG atGTAGAGTTCGTTTGAGCAGTGTTATTCATGAAGGCACATTTGGCAAAATTTACCATGGATCTTACACCACAGAAGATGGCAATGAGGAAACTGTCATTGTTAAAACAGTTGCAGACCATGCTAGTGATGTACAAATATCCCTGTTGCTCCAAGAAGGAATGTCGATGTATGCCTTGAACCACAAACATATATTAAGCATCCTCAGGGTTACAGTGGAAGAGCATATGGCTCCGTTTTTGCTGTATCCTTACAAAAACTACACAAATTTAAAACTGTTTCTTCAGAAGTGTAAAGTATCTTCGGAAGGAGTTCATCACACTTTGACAACACAAGAAGTTGTTGATATGGCTTTGCAGATTATACAAGCCATGCAGTATCTTCACAAGAAGCATTTGCTACATAAGGATTTGGCTGCTAGAAATTGCAt ggtcGATGACAAATTAAACGTGCTAGTTGCTGATAATGCCTTATCAAGGGATTTATTCCCTTCCGACTATCACTGCCTTGGTGATAATGAAAATAGACCAGTTAAATGGTTGGCAATAGAGAGTCTTTTACACAAGACCTTTTCGCCGAGTTCCGATGTTTGGTCTTTTGGCGTGTTGCTTTGGGAACTGACCACACTAGCCCAGCAACCTTACATAGAGATCGATCCTTTTGAGATAGCAGCTTATTTGAAGGATGGCTACCGACTTGCTCAGCCGATCAACTGTCCTGATGAATT atttgcAGTAATGGCTTATTGTTGGGCGATGAGTGCTGAAGAAAGGCCAACATTTACCCAACTACATGTATGCTTGCAAGAATTCTATACACAATTAACTAGATATGTGTGA